A window of Aeromicrobium duanguangcaii genomic DNA:
ACTCTCCGAGGTCCGCGTCGGGCGACGTCGGATAGTCGGAGCTGACGACGCCGCTCTCGCCACGAGCGATCCGCTCGAGCGCGTCGGCCAGCTCCTCGGCCGTCAGTCTCTTGTCGAGGAAGTCGATCACCCCGAACCGTGACCAGGTCTCGATGAGCTCGGGTTTCAGGCTCCAGCTGTAGAAGACGTACCGCTCCGCGTTCGCGGCGGCCAGGACCTCGTTGATGTCGCGCGTCTGTGCGAACGAGTCGATGAGCGCGATGTCCACCCGTTCCCGGCCGGGTTGATTGGTGGAGACCTCCACCACCTGGATCCGATCCTTGAACGGCTCGAACATGCGCGCCAGGCCCTGAACCACCACGTCGTAGTCGTTGACGA
This region includes:
- a CDS encoding response regulator transcription factor, whose product is MKHQTPVRISIVNDYDVVVQGLARMFEPFKDRIQVVEVSTNQPGRERVDIALIDSFAQTRDINEVLAAANAERYVFYSWSLKPELIETWSRFGVIDFLDKRLTAEELADALERIARGESGVVSSDYPTSPDADLGEWPGREYGLSARESEVIALITQGFGNEEIAARTFTSINTVKTNIRTAYRKIGVDSRTRAVLWGVDHGFRPDAIKAATPDAASE